A stretch of the Clarias gariepinus isolate MV-2021 ecotype Netherlands chromosome 26, CGAR_prim_01v2, whole genome shotgun sequence genome encodes the following:
- the LOC128514357 gene encoding centrosome and spindle pole-associated protein 1-like isoform X2, which translates to METVRNDNLTESGYLPYMEMKSSFGQSAEEAERRGKTTSQSKQNKDEGYGLSLQLGEEYERKKQKLREELHLDYQRYVSEKQNVKTDEPVSQPQTLSLPLRERRSTKDKLQDGRVENYSPLLRGDEEIQKIKKTSKTPQPRRKDHLVSTTPYHPSFSPKPQGRRSPERTHHSTRNNPSEPAPNAALTPSRRGFEDSSKRWRSRRERYTSDEELTSDEEEEEEELKLLQKKGSKHRPEPALAGRRHRKLQHKADGFTQETREVDVRTVDEEEHQEENRRTPLPLIKANLLAPAQTRAANKRNMTEFATGLMIGAAEAEEAIQRRKELYRQELLEQIAEQRKNKRKERELELRVAATGAIDPEKEPDRIKQFGAVRREHEGRRRDVPYKPGMGLDTSRPNLDKRTQDVEREPPERPRVAFQSPVLEYSAALGQLGNTTSTGVGNSGIAAFSENFHKDLSGAIGEMVVPRVARVPPPRAPALSEAYSTPYDDAYYFYGARNPLDPSLTYYEPSAVQRSPNLPARTLASVHQPPAGGFTQPSLQHAISSSGIGAYPSNRRHIPKEHVESYRDALKQQIEERQERRRRDRVEKERYEAKLEAEMKAYEPWGRGGAGAPLRDDRGNLISDLKRMHKTNEEAYINPESHNRRAIASLDWTGATPRPEDKDSSLQRVSEEKVSSFAQPSPYARGNVFNDLPTPQQLREQEKYKESLKQQIEEKRRLEAERRERLRLEEEIEEKRLAEERAQMQRQFEEEQEREKRKEMEQNSRNQELIRQADERRREAEKKRKEEEEKANDALKQQYEQERKARLEQEFRTRSPPIPTIQKRLGIQISPRPPSGDSQRSATASSVRSIPTPPSPPVPARMNQIRAAEDQQDVIRELSVLRRHLRSEQKRLKGQLLQSDREDSQTPLKNRERLQLNPFDMARLRMQVPTSNIRPPNKKTMQEFNQLKYRDSESREEIRQVYPEPPTDDSSLEIQQQALLREQQRRLNNMQRARAVDYFDLSSPMKPAPRRRDSSVEEPERNTLLESESAFIDANGYSFMITPHPDRVSARERRRRGRRTDFSDGGETPSGEKVGYSLGGSASSFQLDRVRELNQRRMRMLDDMSEKDRRSGGISAEEEDDLWQQTPSPAPARRVSTTTVATEAWLRPGTTETLKKLMAGRRPSSRNLLRDEWDAPSAYHG; encoded by the exons TCAAGCTTTGGTCAAAGTGCAGAGGAAGCTGAGCGTCGCGGCAAAACCACATCACAATCCAAACAGAATAAAG ATGAAGGATACGGTTTAAGTTTACAGCTGGGAGAGGAgtatgagagaaaaaaacaaaagctgaGGGAAGAGCTTCATCTGGATTACCAGCGCTATGTGTCTGAG aaacaaaatgtcaaaaccGACGAGCCAGTCTCTCAACCCCAAACACTGTCTCTTCCTTTAAGAGAGAGAAGATCTACTAAa GACAAGCTGCAAGATGGGAGGGTCGAGAATTACAGTCCTTTACTCCGAGGAGACGAGGAAATACAGAAGATAAAGAAAACTTCAAAGACTCCACAG CCTCGTAGAAAAGATCATTTAGTCTCCACAACTCCATATCATCCATCGTTTTCTCCAAAACCACAAGGACGGAGGAGTCCAGAAAGGACTCACCATTCCACAAGGAACAACCCATCTGAACCTGCACCCAACGCTGCCCTGACACCATCGCGAAGAGGTTTTGAGGACTCTTCCAAACGCTGGAGGTCCAGACGGGAGCGCTACACCTCTGACGAGGAGCTGACCTCggatgaggaggaagaagaagaagaactcaAGCTCCTGCAAAAGAAGGGGTCCAAGCATCGACCTGAGCCTGCGCTAGCTGGCAGGAGACACAGAAAACTCCAACACAAAGCTGATGG GTTTACTCAGGAGACGAGAGAAGTGGACGTTCGTACTGTTGATGAAGAGGAGCATCAAGAGGAGAACAGACGGACTCCACTGCCACTGATTAAAGCCAA TCTACTAGCACCAGCGCAAACCAGAGCTGCCAACAAGAGGAACATGACAGAGTTTGCTACAGGACTTATGATTG GGGCTGCTGAAGCAGAGGAAGCAATTCAGAGAAGGAAGGAGCTCTATAGACAGGAGCTGCTGGAGCAAATAGCGGAACAACGCAAAAATAAGAGAAA GGAAAGAGAGCTTGAATTGAGAGTTGCTGCTACAGGAGCTATTGACCCAGAGAAAGAG CCTGACAGGATTAAGCAGTTTGGTGCTGTACGGAGGGAGCATGAGGGCAGAAGACGGGATGTGCCCTACAAGCCTGGAATGGGACTGGATACCTCCAGGCCGAATCTAGACAAAAGAACGcaagatgtagagagagagccGCCTGAGAGACCACGTGTGGCTTTCCAGTCTCCTGTTCTGGAATACAGCGCTGCTCTGGGGCAGCTGGGTAACACAACAAGCACTGGGGTCGGGAACAGTGGCATCGCAGCCTTCAGCGAGAACTTTCACAAAGACCTCTCGGGAGCTATTGGAGAAATGGTTGTCCCCAG AGTTGCAAGAGTTCCCCCTCCGCGAGCACCCGCCCTCTCTGAGGCCTACAGCACTCCGTACGATGACGCCTACTATTTCTATGGAGCCAGGAATCCCCTAGATCCTAGTCTGACATACT ATGAACCTTCAGCAGTTCAGCGATCACCAAATCTTCCAGCCAGAACACTTGCATCTGTCCATCAGCCACCTGCCGGAGGCTTTACGCA GCCATCATTACAGCATGCCATTTCTTCCTCTGGAATTGGAGCATATCCTTCTAACAGACGCCACATTCCCAAAGAGCATGTTGAAAGCTACAGGGATGCACTTAAACAACAG ATTGAAGAGAGACAGGAAAGGAGGAGACGGGATAGGGTGGAGAAGGAACGGTACGAGGCTAAACTGGAGGCAGAGATGAAGGCCTATGAGCCGTGGGGAAGAGGAGGAGCTGGGGCGCCACTTAGAGATGACAGAGGAAACCTCATCA GTGATCTAAAGCGTATGCATAAGACTAACGAGGAGGCATACATAAACCCGGAATCACATAACAGACGAGCCATAGCGTCACTGGATTGGACTGGAGCTACCCCAAGACCAGAGGATAAGGATTCTTCCTTACAGAGAGTATCAgaagaaaaag TTTCCTCCTTCGCTCAGCCCTCGCCGTACGCACGgggaaatgtttttaatgatcTCCCAACACCGCAGCAGCTCCGTGAGCAGGAGAAATACAAGGAAAGTCTGAAACAGCAG ATAGAGGAGAAGCGAAGGTTGGAGGCAGAGAGGAGAGAGCGGCTGAGACTGGAGGAGGAGATCGAGGAGAAGAGGCTGGCTGAAGAGAGGGCGCAAATGCAGAGGCAGTTTGAGGAGGAGCAGGAAAGGGAAAAGCGCAAGGAAATGGAG CAAAACTCCAGAAACCAGGAGTTGATTCGTCAAGCTGATGAGCGGCGCAGAGAAgctgaaaaaaagaggaaggaggaagaagagaagGCAAATGATGCACTGAAGCAGCAGTATGAGCAGGAAAGGAAAGCCCGGCTCGAGCAG GAATTCAGAACACGTTCTCCACCTATCCCCACAATACAAAAGAGACTGGGCATCCAGATTTCTCCCAGACCACCTTCAGGCGACAGCCAACGATCAGCTACAGCTTCCTCT GTACGGTCTATTCCCACTCCCCCGTCACCACCTGTTCCTGCACGGATGAACCAGATCAGAGCAGCAG aaGACCAGCAGGATGTAATCCGGGAGCTGTCGGTTCTGCGTAGGCACCTCAGAAGTGAGCAAAAGCGGCTTAAAGGGCAGCTACTACAGTCAGACAGAGAGGATTCACAAACTCCCTTAAAAAACAG AGAGCGACTTCAACTGAACCCCTTTGACATGGCCAGACTGCGGATGCAGGTGCCCACTTCCAACATCAGACCACCGAACAAGAAGACCATGCAGGAGTTTAACCAGCTCAAGTACAGAG ACAGCGAGTCTCGTGAAGAAATAAGGCAGGTGTATCCTGAACCACCCACTGATGATTCCAGCCTGGAGATCCAGCAGCAGGCTCTGCTCCGAGAGCAACAGCGGAGACTCAACAACATGCAAAGAGCCAGAGCCGTCG ATTACTTTGACCTGTCGTCTCCCATGAAGCCTGCTCCTCGTCGG AGGGATAGCAGTGTGGAAGAGCCTGAGAGAAACACGCTATTAGAGTCTGAGAGTGCTTTTATTG ATGCTAACGGTTACTCCTTCATGATAACACCGCACCCTGATCGAGTCTCAGCTAGAGAGAGAAGACGGCGAGGCAGGAGGACAGACTTCTCAGAT GGTGGGGAGACCCCCAGCGGAGAAAAGGTCGGCTATTCTCTCGGTGGATCAGCAAGCAGCTTCCAGCTGGATCGAGTGCGGGAGCTGAACCAGCGCAGGATGAGAATGTTGGATGACATGAGTGAAAAGGACCGGAGATCAG GAGGAATATCTGCTGAGGAAGAGGATGACCTTTGGCAGCAGACTCCATCTCCAGCCCCTGCCCGCCGAGTTTCCACAACAACAGTCGCCACAGAGGCCTGGCTCCGACCCGGCACCACCGAGACGCTGAAGAAGCTGATGGCCGGTCGCAGGCCGTCCAGCCGAAACCTGCTGAGAGACGAATGGGACGCGCCATCCGCTTACCACGGCTAG
- the LOC128514357 gene encoding centrosome and spindle pole-associated protein 1-like isoform X1 produces the protein METVRNDNLTESGYLPYMEMKSSFGQSAEEAERRGKTTSQSKQNKDEGYGLSLQLGEEYERKKQKLREELHLDYQRYVSEKQNVKTDEPVSQPQTLSLPLRERRSTKDKLQDGRVENYSPLLRGDEEIQKIKKTSKTPQPRRKDHLVSTTPYHPSFSPKPQGRRSPERTHHSTRNNPSEPAPNAALTPSRRGFEDSSKRWRSRRERYTSDEELTSDEEEEEEELKLLQKKGSKHRPEPALAGRRHRKLQHKADGFTQETREVDVRTVDEEEHQEENRRTPLPLIKANLLAPAQTRAANKRNMTEFATGLMIGAAEAEEAIQRRKELYRQELLEQIAEQRKNKRKERELELRVAATGAIDPEKEHPLKQPDRIKQFGAVRREHEGRRRDVPYKPGMGLDTSRPNLDKRTQDVEREPPERPRVAFQSPVLEYSAALGQLGNTTSTGVGNSGIAAFSENFHKDLSGAIGEMVVPRVARVPPPRAPALSEAYSTPYDDAYYFYGARNPLDPSLTYYEPSAVQRSPNLPARTLASVHQPPAGGFTQPSLQHAISSSGIGAYPSNRRHIPKEHVESYRDALKQQIEERQERRRRDRVEKERYEAKLEAEMKAYEPWGRGGAGAPLRDDRGNLISDLKRMHKTNEEAYINPESHNRRAIASLDWTGATPRPEDKDSSLQRVSEEKVSSFAQPSPYARGNVFNDLPTPQQLREQEKYKESLKQQIEEKRRLEAERRERLRLEEEIEEKRLAEERAQMQRQFEEEQEREKRKEMEQNSRNQELIRQADERRREAEKKRKEEEEKANDALKQQYEQERKARLEQEFRTRSPPIPTIQKRLGIQISPRPPSGDSQRSATASSVRSIPTPPSPPVPARMNQIRAAEDQQDVIRELSVLRRHLRSEQKRLKGQLLQSDREDSQTPLKNRERLQLNPFDMARLRMQVPTSNIRPPNKKTMQEFNQLKYRDSESREEIRQVYPEPPTDDSSLEIQQQALLREQQRRLNNMQRARAVDYFDLSSPMKPAPRRRDSSVEEPERNTLLESESAFIDANGYSFMITPHPDRVSARERRRRGRRTDFSDGGETPSGEKVGYSLGGSASSFQLDRVRELNQRRMRMLDDMSEKDRRSGGISAEEEDDLWQQTPSPAPARRVSTTTVATEAWLRPGTTETLKKLMAGRRPSSRNLLRDEWDAPSAYHG, from the exons TCAAGCTTTGGTCAAAGTGCAGAGGAAGCTGAGCGTCGCGGCAAAACCACATCACAATCCAAACAGAATAAAG ATGAAGGATACGGTTTAAGTTTACAGCTGGGAGAGGAgtatgagagaaaaaaacaaaagctgaGGGAAGAGCTTCATCTGGATTACCAGCGCTATGTGTCTGAG aaacaaaatgtcaaaaccGACGAGCCAGTCTCTCAACCCCAAACACTGTCTCTTCCTTTAAGAGAGAGAAGATCTACTAAa GACAAGCTGCAAGATGGGAGGGTCGAGAATTACAGTCCTTTACTCCGAGGAGACGAGGAAATACAGAAGATAAAGAAAACTTCAAAGACTCCACAG CCTCGTAGAAAAGATCATTTAGTCTCCACAACTCCATATCATCCATCGTTTTCTCCAAAACCACAAGGACGGAGGAGTCCAGAAAGGACTCACCATTCCACAAGGAACAACCCATCTGAACCTGCACCCAACGCTGCCCTGACACCATCGCGAAGAGGTTTTGAGGACTCTTCCAAACGCTGGAGGTCCAGACGGGAGCGCTACACCTCTGACGAGGAGCTGACCTCggatgaggaggaagaagaagaagaactcaAGCTCCTGCAAAAGAAGGGGTCCAAGCATCGACCTGAGCCTGCGCTAGCTGGCAGGAGACACAGAAAACTCCAACACAAAGCTGATGG GTTTACTCAGGAGACGAGAGAAGTGGACGTTCGTACTGTTGATGAAGAGGAGCATCAAGAGGAGAACAGACGGACTCCACTGCCACTGATTAAAGCCAA TCTACTAGCACCAGCGCAAACCAGAGCTGCCAACAAGAGGAACATGACAGAGTTTGCTACAGGACTTATGATTG GGGCTGCTGAAGCAGAGGAAGCAATTCAGAGAAGGAAGGAGCTCTATAGACAGGAGCTGCTGGAGCAAATAGCGGAACAACGCAAAAATAAGAGAAA GGAAAGAGAGCTTGAATTGAGAGTTGCTGCTACAGGAGCTATTGACCCAGAGAAAGAG CACCCCCTGAAGCAG CCTGACAGGATTAAGCAGTTTGGTGCTGTACGGAGGGAGCATGAGGGCAGAAGACGGGATGTGCCCTACAAGCCTGGAATGGGACTGGATACCTCCAGGCCGAATCTAGACAAAAGAACGcaagatgtagagagagagccGCCTGAGAGACCACGTGTGGCTTTCCAGTCTCCTGTTCTGGAATACAGCGCTGCTCTGGGGCAGCTGGGTAACACAACAAGCACTGGGGTCGGGAACAGTGGCATCGCAGCCTTCAGCGAGAACTTTCACAAAGACCTCTCGGGAGCTATTGGAGAAATGGTTGTCCCCAG AGTTGCAAGAGTTCCCCCTCCGCGAGCACCCGCCCTCTCTGAGGCCTACAGCACTCCGTACGATGACGCCTACTATTTCTATGGAGCCAGGAATCCCCTAGATCCTAGTCTGACATACT ATGAACCTTCAGCAGTTCAGCGATCACCAAATCTTCCAGCCAGAACACTTGCATCTGTCCATCAGCCACCTGCCGGAGGCTTTACGCA GCCATCATTACAGCATGCCATTTCTTCCTCTGGAATTGGAGCATATCCTTCTAACAGACGCCACATTCCCAAAGAGCATGTTGAAAGCTACAGGGATGCACTTAAACAACAG ATTGAAGAGAGACAGGAAAGGAGGAGACGGGATAGGGTGGAGAAGGAACGGTACGAGGCTAAACTGGAGGCAGAGATGAAGGCCTATGAGCCGTGGGGAAGAGGAGGAGCTGGGGCGCCACTTAGAGATGACAGAGGAAACCTCATCA GTGATCTAAAGCGTATGCATAAGACTAACGAGGAGGCATACATAAACCCGGAATCACATAACAGACGAGCCATAGCGTCACTGGATTGGACTGGAGCTACCCCAAGACCAGAGGATAAGGATTCTTCCTTACAGAGAGTATCAgaagaaaaag TTTCCTCCTTCGCTCAGCCCTCGCCGTACGCACGgggaaatgtttttaatgatcTCCCAACACCGCAGCAGCTCCGTGAGCAGGAGAAATACAAGGAAAGTCTGAAACAGCAG ATAGAGGAGAAGCGAAGGTTGGAGGCAGAGAGGAGAGAGCGGCTGAGACTGGAGGAGGAGATCGAGGAGAAGAGGCTGGCTGAAGAGAGGGCGCAAATGCAGAGGCAGTTTGAGGAGGAGCAGGAAAGGGAAAAGCGCAAGGAAATGGAG CAAAACTCCAGAAACCAGGAGTTGATTCGTCAAGCTGATGAGCGGCGCAGAGAAgctgaaaaaaagaggaaggaggaagaagagaagGCAAATGATGCACTGAAGCAGCAGTATGAGCAGGAAAGGAAAGCCCGGCTCGAGCAG GAATTCAGAACACGTTCTCCACCTATCCCCACAATACAAAAGAGACTGGGCATCCAGATTTCTCCCAGACCACCTTCAGGCGACAGCCAACGATCAGCTACAGCTTCCTCT GTACGGTCTATTCCCACTCCCCCGTCACCACCTGTTCCTGCACGGATGAACCAGATCAGAGCAGCAG aaGACCAGCAGGATGTAATCCGGGAGCTGTCGGTTCTGCGTAGGCACCTCAGAAGTGAGCAAAAGCGGCTTAAAGGGCAGCTACTACAGTCAGACAGAGAGGATTCACAAACTCCCTTAAAAAACAG AGAGCGACTTCAACTGAACCCCTTTGACATGGCCAGACTGCGGATGCAGGTGCCCACTTCCAACATCAGACCACCGAACAAGAAGACCATGCAGGAGTTTAACCAGCTCAAGTACAGAG ACAGCGAGTCTCGTGAAGAAATAAGGCAGGTGTATCCTGAACCACCCACTGATGATTCCAGCCTGGAGATCCAGCAGCAGGCTCTGCTCCGAGAGCAACAGCGGAGACTCAACAACATGCAAAGAGCCAGAGCCGTCG ATTACTTTGACCTGTCGTCTCCCATGAAGCCTGCTCCTCGTCGG AGGGATAGCAGTGTGGAAGAGCCTGAGAGAAACACGCTATTAGAGTCTGAGAGTGCTTTTATTG ATGCTAACGGTTACTCCTTCATGATAACACCGCACCCTGATCGAGTCTCAGCTAGAGAGAGAAGACGGCGAGGCAGGAGGACAGACTTCTCAGAT GGTGGGGAGACCCCCAGCGGAGAAAAGGTCGGCTATTCTCTCGGTGGATCAGCAAGCAGCTTCCAGCTGGATCGAGTGCGGGAGCTGAACCAGCGCAGGATGAGAATGTTGGATGACATGAGTGAAAAGGACCGGAGATCAG GAGGAATATCTGCTGAGGAAGAGGATGACCTTTGGCAGCAGACTCCATCTCCAGCCCCTGCCCGCCGAGTTTCCACAACAACAGTCGCCACAGAGGCCTGGCTCCGACCCGGCACCACCGAGACGCTGAAGAAGCTGATGGCCGGTCGCAGGCCGTCCAGCCGAAACCTGCTGAGAGACGAATGGGACGCGCCATCCGCTTACCACGGCTAG
- the LOC128514357 gene encoding centrosome and spindle pole-associated protein 1-like isoform X3 produces the protein METVRNDNLTESGYLPYMEMKSSFGQSAEEAERRGKTTSQSKQNKDEGYGLSLQLGEEYERKKQKLREELHLDYQRYVSEDKLQDGRVENYSPLLRGDEEIQKIKKTSKTPQPRRKDHLVSTTPYHPSFSPKPQGRRSPERTHHSTRNNPSEPAPNAALTPSRRGFEDSSKRWRSRRERYTSDEELTSDEEEEEEELKLLQKKGSKHRPEPALAGRRHRKLQHKADGFTQETREVDVRTVDEEEHQEENRRTPLPLIKANLLAPAQTRAANKRNMTEFATGLMIGAAEAEEAIQRRKELYRQELLEQIAEQRKNKRKERELELRVAATGAIDPEKEHPLKQPDRIKQFGAVRREHEGRRRDVPYKPGMGLDTSRPNLDKRTQDVEREPPERPRVAFQSPVLEYSAALGQLGNTTSTGVGNSGIAAFSENFHKDLSGAIGEMVVPRVARVPPPRAPALSEAYSTPYDDAYYFYGARNPLDPSLTYYEPSAVQRSPNLPARTLASVHQPPAGGFTQPSLQHAISSSGIGAYPSNRRHIPKEHVESYRDALKQQIEERQERRRRDRVEKERYEAKLEAEMKAYEPWGRGGAGAPLRDDRGNLISDLKRMHKTNEEAYINPESHNRRAIASLDWTGATPRPEDKDSSLQRVSEEKVSSFAQPSPYARGNVFNDLPTPQQLREQEKYKESLKQQIEEKRRLEAERRERLRLEEEIEEKRLAEERAQMQRQFEEEQEREKRKEMEQNSRNQELIRQADERRREAEKKRKEEEEKANDALKQQYEQERKARLEQEFRTRSPPIPTIQKRLGIQISPRPPSGDSQRSATASSVRSIPTPPSPPVPARMNQIRAAEDQQDVIRELSVLRRHLRSEQKRLKGQLLQSDREDSQTPLKNRERLQLNPFDMARLRMQVPTSNIRPPNKKTMQEFNQLKYRDSESREEIRQVYPEPPTDDSSLEIQQQALLREQQRRLNNMQRARAVDYFDLSSPMKPAPRRRDSSVEEPERNTLLESESAFIDANGYSFMITPHPDRVSARERRRRGRRTDFSDGGETPSGEKVGYSLGGSASSFQLDRVRELNQRRMRMLDDMSEKDRRSGGISAEEEDDLWQQTPSPAPARRVSTTTVATEAWLRPGTTETLKKLMAGRRPSSRNLLRDEWDAPSAYHG, from the exons TCAAGCTTTGGTCAAAGTGCAGAGGAAGCTGAGCGTCGCGGCAAAACCACATCACAATCCAAACAGAATAAAG ATGAAGGATACGGTTTAAGTTTACAGCTGGGAGAGGAgtatgagagaaaaaaacaaaagctgaGGGAAGAGCTTCATCTGGATTACCAGCGCTATGTGTCTGAG GACAAGCTGCAAGATGGGAGGGTCGAGAATTACAGTCCTTTACTCCGAGGAGACGAGGAAATACAGAAGATAAAGAAAACTTCAAAGACTCCACAG CCTCGTAGAAAAGATCATTTAGTCTCCACAACTCCATATCATCCATCGTTTTCTCCAAAACCACAAGGACGGAGGAGTCCAGAAAGGACTCACCATTCCACAAGGAACAACCCATCTGAACCTGCACCCAACGCTGCCCTGACACCATCGCGAAGAGGTTTTGAGGACTCTTCCAAACGCTGGAGGTCCAGACGGGAGCGCTACACCTCTGACGAGGAGCTGACCTCggatgaggaggaagaagaagaagaactcaAGCTCCTGCAAAAGAAGGGGTCCAAGCATCGACCTGAGCCTGCGCTAGCTGGCAGGAGACACAGAAAACTCCAACACAAAGCTGATGG GTTTACTCAGGAGACGAGAGAAGTGGACGTTCGTACTGTTGATGAAGAGGAGCATCAAGAGGAGAACAGACGGACTCCACTGCCACTGATTAAAGCCAA TCTACTAGCACCAGCGCAAACCAGAGCTGCCAACAAGAGGAACATGACAGAGTTTGCTACAGGACTTATGATTG GGGCTGCTGAAGCAGAGGAAGCAATTCAGAGAAGGAAGGAGCTCTATAGACAGGAGCTGCTGGAGCAAATAGCGGAACAACGCAAAAATAAGAGAAA GGAAAGAGAGCTTGAATTGAGAGTTGCTGCTACAGGAGCTATTGACCCAGAGAAAGAG CACCCCCTGAAGCAG CCTGACAGGATTAAGCAGTTTGGTGCTGTACGGAGGGAGCATGAGGGCAGAAGACGGGATGTGCCCTACAAGCCTGGAATGGGACTGGATACCTCCAGGCCGAATCTAGACAAAAGAACGcaagatgtagagagagagccGCCTGAGAGACCACGTGTGGCTTTCCAGTCTCCTGTTCTGGAATACAGCGCTGCTCTGGGGCAGCTGGGTAACACAACAAGCACTGGGGTCGGGAACAGTGGCATCGCAGCCTTCAGCGAGAACTTTCACAAAGACCTCTCGGGAGCTATTGGAGAAATGGTTGTCCCCAG AGTTGCAAGAGTTCCCCCTCCGCGAGCACCCGCCCTCTCTGAGGCCTACAGCACTCCGTACGATGACGCCTACTATTTCTATGGAGCCAGGAATCCCCTAGATCCTAGTCTGACATACT ATGAACCTTCAGCAGTTCAGCGATCACCAAATCTTCCAGCCAGAACACTTGCATCTGTCCATCAGCCACCTGCCGGAGGCTTTACGCA GCCATCATTACAGCATGCCATTTCTTCCTCTGGAATTGGAGCATATCCTTCTAACAGACGCCACATTCCCAAAGAGCATGTTGAAAGCTACAGGGATGCACTTAAACAACAG ATTGAAGAGAGACAGGAAAGGAGGAGACGGGATAGGGTGGAGAAGGAACGGTACGAGGCTAAACTGGAGGCAGAGATGAAGGCCTATGAGCCGTGGGGAAGAGGAGGAGCTGGGGCGCCACTTAGAGATGACAGAGGAAACCTCATCA GTGATCTAAAGCGTATGCATAAGACTAACGAGGAGGCATACATAAACCCGGAATCACATAACAGACGAGCCATAGCGTCACTGGATTGGACTGGAGCTACCCCAAGACCAGAGGATAAGGATTCTTCCTTACAGAGAGTATCAgaagaaaaag TTTCCTCCTTCGCTCAGCCCTCGCCGTACGCACGgggaaatgtttttaatgatcTCCCAACACCGCAGCAGCTCCGTGAGCAGGAGAAATACAAGGAAAGTCTGAAACAGCAG ATAGAGGAGAAGCGAAGGTTGGAGGCAGAGAGGAGAGAGCGGCTGAGACTGGAGGAGGAGATCGAGGAGAAGAGGCTGGCTGAAGAGAGGGCGCAAATGCAGAGGCAGTTTGAGGAGGAGCAGGAAAGGGAAAAGCGCAAGGAAATGGAG CAAAACTCCAGAAACCAGGAGTTGATTCGTCAAGCTGATGAGCGGCGCAGAGAAgctgaaaaaaagaggaaggaggaagaagagaagGCAAATGATGCACTGAAGCAGCAGTATGAGCAGGAAAGGAAAGCCCGGCTCGAGCAG GAATTCAGAACACGTTCTCCACCTATCCCCACAATACAAAAGAGACTGGGCATCCAGATTTCTCCCAGACCACCTTCAGGCGACAGCCAACGATCAGCTACAGCTTCCTCT GTACGGTCTATTCCCACTCCCCCGTCACCACCTGTTCCTGCACGGATGAACCAGATCAGAGCAGCAG aaGACCAGCAGGATGTAATCCGGGAGCTGTCGGTTCTGCGTAGGCACCTCAGAAGTGAGCAAAAGCGGCTTAAAGGGCAGCTACTACAGTCAGACAGAGAGGATTCACAAACTCCCTTAAAAAACAG AGAGCGACTTCAACTGAACCCCTTTGACATGGCCAGACTGCGGATGCAGGTGCCCACTTCCAACATCAGACCACCGAACAAGAAGACCATGCAGGAGTTTAACCAGCTCAAGTACAGAG ACAGCGAGTCTCGTGAAGAAATAAGGCAGGTGTATCCTGAACCACCCACTGATGATTCCAGCCTGGAGATCCAGCAGCAGGCTCTGCTCCGAGAGCAACAGCGGAGACTCAACAACATGCAAAGAGCCAGAGCCGTCG ATTACTTTGACCTGTCGTCTCCCATGAAGCCTGCTCCTCGTCGG AGGGATAGCAGTGTGGAAGAGCCTGAGAGAAACACGCTATTAGAGTCTGAGAGTGCTTTTATTG ATGCTAACGGTTACTCCTTCATGATAACACCGCACCCTGATCGAGTCTCAGCTAGAGAGAGAAGACGGCGAGGCAGGAGGACAGACTTCTCAGAT GGTGGGGAGACCCCCAGCGGAGAAAAGGTCGGCTATTCTCTCGGTGGATCAGCAAGCAGCTTCCAGCTGGATCGAGTGCGGGAGCTGAACCAGCGCAGGATGAGAATGTTGGATGACATGAGTGAAAAGGACCGGAGATCAG GAGGAATATCTGCTGAGGAAGAGGATGACCTTTGGCAGCAGACTCCATCTCCAGCCCCTGCCCGCCGAGTTTCCACAACAACAGTCGCCACAGAGGCCTGGCTCCGACCCGGCACCACCGAGACGCTGAAGAAGCTGATGGCCGGTCGCAGGCCGTCCAGCCGAAACCTGCTGAGAGACGAATGGGACGCGCCATCCGCTTACCACGGCTAG